One genomic window of Bacillus mycoides includes the following:
- the sufD gene encoding Fe-S cluster assembly protein SufD — translation MTIGTLPFDQETIRQRASEVNEAAWLTEFRLQALAQATELPMPTPDKTKIEKWDFIGKGDAAKQEPVSSLTELPEAVKNLIDENNSVLVQRTGTTAFVSLADEAKEKGVIFTDIVTAATEHAELVQKYLMKDGVKVDEHRLTALHAALINGGAFVYVPKNVVLETPLQAVFLVDGEEANVYNHVLFVADANSTATYVENYVANENAKGIANIVAEVIVEQGAQVKFGAVDLLAKDVTTYVNRRGIVGRDGRIDWALGLMNDGNTISENVTNLMGDGSYADTKTVTIGRGNQTQNFTTKVVHFGKHSEGWILKHGVQKDSATSIFNGIGKIEHGASKSNAQQSSRVLMLDEKARGDANPILLIDEDDVMAGHAASVGRVDPYQLYYLMSRGIPKREAERLVIHGFLAPVVNELPIEGVKAQLVEVIERKVR, via the coding sequence ATGACAATCGGTACATTACCTTTCGATCAAGAAACAATCCGTCAGCGCGCAAGCGAAGTAAACGAAGCTGCTTGGTTGACTGAGTTCCGCTTACAAGCTCTTGCACAAGCAACTGAACTTCCAATGCCAACGCCTGATAAAACGAAAATTGAAAAATGGGACTTTATCGGAAAAGGCGACGCTGCTAAGCAAGAGCCTGTAAGTTCTTTAACAGAGCTTCCAGAAGCAGTGAAAAACTTAATCGATGAAAATAACAGCGTATTAGTGCAACGTACTGGTACAACTGCGTTCGTTTCTTTAGCAGACGAAGCGAAAGAAAAAGGTGTTATTTTTACAGACATCGTAACAGCTGCAACAGAGCATGCTGAACTAGTACAAAAGTATTTAATGAAAGACGGCGTGAAAGTAGACGAGCATCGTCTAACTGCACTTCATGCTGCATTAATCAACGGCGGTGCATTCGTATATGTTCCGAAAAACGTTGTTCTTGAAACTCCACTTCAAGCTGTATTCTTAGTAGACGGCGAAGAAGCTAACGTATATAACCACGTATTATTCGTAGCTGATGCGAACAGTACTGCAACATATGTAGAAAACTACGTTGCAAATGAAAATGCTAAAGGTATTGCAAATATCGTAGCAGAAGTAATCGTGGAACAAGGCGCACAAGTGAAATTCGGTGCGGTTGATCTATTAGCAAAAGACGTAACAACTTACGTTAACCGCCGCGGCATTGTTGGACGCGACGGCCGTATTGATTGGGCTTTAGGGCTTATGAATGACGGAAACACAATTTCAGAGAATGTTACGAACTTAATGGGCGACGGTTCATATGCTGATACAAAAACAGTAACAATTGGCCGTGGTAACCAAACACAAAACTTTACAACTAAAGTTGTTCACTTCGGTAAACACTCTGAAGGTTGGATTTTAAAACACGGAGTACAAAAAGATAGTGCAACATCTATCTTTAATGGAATTGGTAAAATTGAACACGGTGCATCTAAATCAAATGCACAACAATCTTCTCGCGTTCTTATGTTAGATGAGAAAGCTCGCGGTGATGCAAACCCAATTCTTTTAATTGATGAAGATGATGTAATGGCAGGTCACGCAGCTTCAGTAGGCCGCGTAGATCCATACCAATTATACTACTTGATGAGCCGTGGGATTCCAAAACGCGAAGCAGAACGTTTAGTCATCCATGGATTCTTAGCACCTGTAGTAAATGAGCTTCCAATTGAAGGAGTAAAAGCACAGCTTGTTGAGGTAATTGAAAGGAAAGTTCGCTAA
- the sufC gene encoding Fe-S cluster assembly ATPase SufC yields MAGSTLTVKDLHVSIDGKEILKGVNLEVKGGEIHAIMGPNGTGKSTLSSAIMGHPKYEVTEGSIIIDGEDVLEMEVDERAQAGLFLAMQYPSEISGVTNADFLRSAINARREEGEEISLMKFIRTLDKNMEFLEMDPEMAQRYLNEGFSGGEKKRNEILQLMMIEPKIAILDEIDSGLDIDALKVVSKGINQMRGEDFGCLMITHYQRLLNYITPDFVHVMMNGRIVKSGGPELAQRLEAEGYDWIKKELGIEDETAEQEA; encoded by the coding sequence ATGGCTGGTTCTACATTAACGGTTAAAGACTTACATGTATCAATTGATGGCAAAGAAATTTTAAAGGGTGTAAACCTTGAAGTAAAAGGTGGAGAAATCCACGCAATTATGGGACCTAACGGAACAGGTAAATCAACTTTATCTTCTGCAATTATGGGTCACCCAAAGTATGAAGTAACAGAAGGTAGCATCATCATCGACGGTGAAGATGTATTAGAAATGGAAGTAGACGAGCGCGCACAAGCAGGTCTATTCTTAGCAATGCAATATCCAAGTGAAATTAGCGGAGTAACAAACGCTGACTTCTTACGTTCTGCAATTAATGCACGTCGTGAAGAAGGCGAAGAAATTTCTCTTATGAAATTTATCCGTACATTAGATAAAAACATGGAATTCCTAGAAATGGATCCAGAAATGGCACAACGTTACTTAAACGAAGGTTTCTCTGGCGGTGAGAAAAAACGTAATGAGATTCTTCAATTAATGATGATCGAGCCAAAAATTGCAATCTTAGATGAAATCGACTCAGGTCTTGATATCGATGCATTAAAAGTTGTATCTAAAGGTATTAACCAAATGCGCGGCGAAGATTTCGGTTGCCTAATGATTACGCATTACCAACGTTTATTAAACTACATCACTCCAGACTTCGTTCACGTTATGATGAACGGTCGTATCGTTAAATCTGGTGGCCCTGAGCTTGCACAACGTCTAGAAGCTGAAGGTTATGACTGGATTAAAAAAGAATTAGGTATTGAAGACGAAACAGCAGAGCAAGAAGCGTAA
- the metQ gene encoding methionine ABC transporter substrate-binding lipoprotein MetQ produces the protein MKKIILSVVTALSVFTLAACGGKEENKLVVGASNVPHAVILEKAQPILEKKGIKLEIKKFQDYVLPNKALADKEIDANYFQHIPYLDKEIQEKGYKIVNAGKIHLEPMGIYSKKYKSLKDLPDGGTVIMSNNVAERGRMLALLQKGGVIKLKDGVDVVKATVKDVVENPKNLKFKTDVEPGLSPKLYENNEGDALFINSNYAIDAKLNPTKDAIAIEGSDSPYANIIAVRKGDEKKKEIKELVDVLHSKEIQDFINKEYKGAVLPVNE, from the coding sequence ATGAAAAAGATTATACTGTCAGTTGTTACAGCACTGTCTGTATTTACATTAGCTGCTTGCGGGGGGAAAGAGGAAAATAAGCTTGTTGTTGGAGCTTCTAACGTGCCGCACGCTGTTATTTTAGAGAAGGCACAGCCGATATTAGAGAAAAAGGGTATTAAATTAGAGATTAAAAAATTCCAGGACTATGTGTTACCGAATAAAGCGTTAGCGGATAAAGAAATTGATGCGAACTACTTCCAACACATTCCGTATTTAGATAAAGAAATTCAAGAAAAAGGATATAAAATTGTAAACGCAGGAAAAATTCATTTAGAGCCAATGGGCATTTATTCTAAGAAATATAAAAGCTTAAAAGATCTTCCAGATGGTGGAACGGTTATTATGAGTAATAACGTAGCTGAGCGTGGCCGTATGTTAGCGTTGTTACAAAAAGGCGGCGTTATTAAATTAAAAGACGGTGTAGATGTTGTTAAAGCGACAGTAAAAGATGTTGTAGAAAACCCGAAAAATTTAAAGTTTAAAACAGACGTAGAACCTGGACTTTCACCGAAGCTGTACGAAAACAATGAAGGTGATGCTTTATTTATTAATTCAAACTACGCAATTGATGCGAAATTAAATCCAACAAAGGATGCAATTGCAATTGAAGGATCAGACTCTCCTTATGCAAATATTATCGCAGTTCGTAAAGGTGACGAGAAGAAAAAAGAAATTAAAGAGTTAGTAGACGTATTGCATTCAAAAGAAATTCAAGACTTTATCAATAAAGAATATAAAGGTGCTGTACTTCCAGTAAATGAATAA